The following are from one region of the Bacillus methanolicus MGA3 genome:
- a CDS encoding NFACT family protein produces MSFDGLFTRAMVNELSQTINGGRINKIHQPSKNEIIITVRANGRNHKLLLSVHPSYARVQLTNEPYENPTEPPMFCMLLRKHLEGFILENIYQEGLDRIIVFDIKGRNEIGDVSYKQLIVEIMGRHSNIILIDKASNTILDSIKHVSFAVNTHRAVLPGYKYIAPPEQNKFDPFLADEQEILKRLDFNAGKLDKQLVDQFSGISPLLAKEIVFQSGMANRITLPKTFLTYMEKIKKNEYIPAITYGSSKESFYLYPLEHIKGEHKIFSSLSAMLDRYYFGKAERDRVKQQAHDLERFILNEKEKNIKKIEKLQLELKEAKNAEKYQLYGELLTANLYAVQKGMKEIEVMNYYDENSGTIVIPLDPQKSPSENAQKYFTKYQKAKNALTVIQKQIEKAKVEVSYFDSLLQQIEAASTKDIMEIREELIEGGYLRERHKQQNKKQLSTKPILDKYLSSDGTEILVGKNNKQNDYLTNKLAARDEIWLHAKDIPGSHVVIRSKTPTEKTILEAANLAAYFSKARNSSSVPVDYTLVRYVKKPSGAKPGFVIYENQQTIYVTPDEELVLALKQNTEKV; encoded by the coding sequence ATGTCATTTGATGGTTTATTTACGAGAGCGATGGTTAACGAACTTTCCCAAACGATTAATGGGGGAAGAATAAATAAAATACACCAGCCTTCTAAAAATGAAATAATCATTACCGTACGGGCAAACGGCCGTAATCATAAACTTCTATTATCTGTACATCCGAGCTATGCAAGAGTTCAGCTGACGAATGAACCGTATGAAAATCCAACTGAACCGCCCATGTTTTGCATGCTTCTCAGGAAGCATTTAGAAGGTTTTATCCTCGAAAATATTTATCAGGAAGGCCTCGACCGAATTATTGTATTTGATATTAAAGGAAGGAACGAAATTGGAGATGTATCTTATAAACAGCTCATCGTCGAAATAATGGGCCGTCATAGCAACATCATTTTAATTGATAAAGCTTCAAACACTATTTTAGACAGCATCAAACATGTTTCCTTCGCCGTAAATACACACAGGGCTGTTCTGCCAGGTTACAAATACATTGCGCCTCCGGAACAAAACAAATTTGATCCTTTCTTAGCAGACGAGCAGGAAATTTTGAAACGCCTTGATTTTAATGCCGGCAAACTTGATAAGCAGCTAGTTGATCAATTTTCAGGTATTTCACCCTTGTTAGCAAAGGAAATAGTATTTCAATCTGGAATGGCAAACCGGATTACCCTGCCAAAAACATTTTTAACTTATATGGAAAAAATCAAAAAAAATGAATATATCCCGGCGATTACGTACGGAAGCAGCAAAGAGTCATTTTACCTTTATCCTCTTGAACATATTAAAGGCGAGCATAAAATTTTTTCTTCCTTAAGTGCCATGCTTGACCGCTATTATTTTGGCAAAGCAGAACGCGACAGAGTAAAACAGCAGGCACACGACCTGGAACGGTTTATTTTGAATGAAAAAGAAAAGAACATAAAGAAAATCGAAAAACTTCAATTAGAACTGAAAGAAGCGAAAAATGCCGAGAAGTATCAATTGTATGGAGAATTATTAACAGCAAATTTATATGCTGTCCAAAAAGGGATGAAAGAAATTGAAGTAATGAATTATTATGATGAAAATAGCGGGACGATTGTGATTCCACTTGATCCGCAAAAATCCCCTTCGGAAAACGCCCAAAAGTATTTTACAAAATACCAAAAGGCGAAAAATGCGCTTACGGTCATTCAAAAGCAAATTGAAAAAGCAAAAGTGGAAGTTTCCTATTTCGATTCACTGCTTCAGCAAATAGAAGCGGCATCAACAAAAGATATAATGGAAATAAGAGAGGAATTAATTGAGGGCGGATACTTGCGAGAACGCCATAAACAGCAAAATAAGAAGCAGTTATCTACAAAACCAATTTTGGACAAGTATCTTTCTTCAGATGGAACAGAAATTTTAGTTGGCAAAAACAATAAACAAAATGACTATTTAACAAATAAATTAGCTGCAAGAGATGAAATTTGGCTTCATGCAAAAGATATACCTGGATCTCATGTCGTCATTCGAAGCAAAACTCCGACTGAGAAAACGATATTGGAAGCAGCAAATTTAGCAGCATATTTCAGTAAAGCTCGAAATTCAAGCTCCGTACCGGTAGATTATACACTTGTCCGATATGTCAAAAAACCAAGTGGAGCAAAACCGGGGTTTGTCATTTACGAAAACCAGCAAACTATTTATGTTACACCTGATGAAGAATTAGTTTTGGCATTAAAACAAAACACTGAAAAAGTCTGA
- a CDS encoding cation-translocating P-type ATPase yields MKFHEMKEKEVEQSLNTDFSAGLTEDDVKKRRKEFGYNELAEGEKQSALLLFFSQFKDFMVLVLLAATLISGLLGEYIDAIAIIAIVIINGFLGFFQERKAEKSLQALKELSAPQVTALREGNWVKIPSREVVVGDLLKFSSGDRIGADVRLITVNSLEIEESALTGESVPVQKSTGLLSGKNMGIGDMENMAFMGTMVTRGSGIGVVVATGMKTAMGQIADLLQNAEIMETPLQRRLEQLGKILIATALLLTVLVVVVGILQGHHIYTMFLAGVSLAVAAIPEGLPAIVTVALSLGVQRMIKKNAIVRKLPAVETLGCASVICSDKTGTMTQNKMTVTHLWSGGNVWTVDGVGYEPNGRFYRNKNIIDIKNKKALQQLLMFGMLCNHAEIIKKDNDYAIDGDPTEGALLVSAMKAGYSRETLLNQYEIVHEFPFDSTRKMMSVIVKDRYGRNFIVTKGAPDVLIGVSESILWDGKLQYFSKEMRGIAQNAINDLASRALRTIAIGYKAIPAKTVILDEKEAEKDLIFIGLQGMIDPPRPEVKTAVKECQEAGIKTVMITGDHVITAKAIAEQLGIFSKNSRVLDGKALSEMSISELEDVVDEISVFARVSPEHKLKIVKALQNKGHIVAMTGDGVNDAPAIKTADIGVAMGITGTDVAKEASSLVLLDDNFATIKSAIKEGRNIYENIRKFIRYLLASNVGEILVMLFAMLLALPLPLVPIQILWVNLVTDGLPAMALGLDQPEENVMKRKPRNPKEGVFARGLGWKVISRGFLIGAVTLVAFMTVHYRNSEELIYAQTVAFATLVLAQLIHVFDCRSERSVFNRNPFGNHYLNWAVASSLILMLVVIYYPPLQPIFHTVPILLKDWLLIVGLASIPTFLLAGSFLTRKSK; encoded by the coding sequence ATGAAGTTCCATGAAATGAAAGAAAAGGAAGTAGAACAATCCTTAAATACGGACTTTTCCGCGGGCTTAACCGAAGATGACGTTAAGAAACGGAGAAAAGAGTTTGGCTATAATGAGTTAGCTGAAGGAGAAAAGCAATCTGCTTTACTCTTATTTTTTAGTCAATTTAAAGATTTTATGGTGCTGGTACTTTTAGCAGCCACTTTGATTTCAGGTTTGCTTGGCGAATATATCGATGCGATTGCCATTATTGCAATTGTTATTATCAATGGCTTTCTTGGATTTTTTCAGGAACGAAAAGCAGAGAAATCGTTGCAGGCACTGAAAGAACTGTCCGCCCCGCAAGTGACCGCTTTAAGAGAAGGCAATTGGGTAAAGATTCCTTCGAGAGAGGTTGTTGTTGGTGATTTATTAAAGTTTTCAAGTGGTGATAGAATAGGTGCGGACGTAAGATTAATAACAGTAAACAGTCTGGAAATTGAAGAGTCAGCATTAACCGGGGAATCAGTTCCGGTCCAGAAATCAACCGGTCTTTTATCCGGAAAGAATATGGGAATTGGCGATATGGAAAATATGGCATTCATGGGAACGATGGTAACTCGCGGTAGTGGGATAGGTGTAGTCGTTGCAACGGGAATGAAAACTGCGATGGGGCAAATAGCCGATTTGCTTCAAAACGCTGAAATAATGGAAACACCGTTGCAGCGCCGCCTTGAACAACTTGGAAAAATCCTCATAGCCACTGCGCTTCTCTTAACGGTCCTAGTTGTAGTTGTCGGTATTCTCCAAGGACATCATATATATACGATGTTCCTTGCCGGCGTTTCCTTAGCCGTTGCAGCGATTCCGGAAGGACTTCCTGCCATAGTGACAGTTGCGCTTTCTCTCGGTGTTCAACGGATGATTAAGAAAAATGCAATTGTCCGCAAACTTCCAGCAGTAGAAACTCTCGGCTGTGCTTCTGTTATTTGTTCTGATAAAACTGGAACAATGACTCAAAATAAGATGACAGTGACCCATTTATGGAGCGGAGGCAACGTTTGGACTGTTGATGGTGTTGGATATGAACCGAACGGAAGATTTTACAGAAATAAAAACATCATTGACATAAAAAATAAAAAAGCTCTGCAGCAGCTTCTCATGTTTGGGATGCTTTGCAACCATGCGGAAATTATTAAGAAAGATAACGATTACGCTATTGATGGAGATCCGACAGAAGGAGCTCTGCTTGTTTCGGCAATGAAGGCCGGTTATTCCAGGGAAACACTTTTGAATCAGTATGAAATTGTTCATGAATTTCCTTTTGATTCTACACGGAAAATGATGAGTGTCATCGTTAAGGACCGGTACGGCCGCAATTTTATTGTGACAAAAGGGGCTCCGGATGTTCTGATCGGTGTAAGTGAATCGATTCTTTGGGATGGAAAACTTCAATATTTTTCAAAAGAGATGAGAGGAATTGCACAAAATGCCATAAATGATCTTGCCTCAAGGGCATTACGAACGATTGCAATTGGTTATAAAGCCATTCCGGCAAAAACAGTTATTTTAGATGAAAAAGAAGCTGAAAAAGACTTAATATTTATAGGGCTGCAAGGAATGATTGATCCGCCAAGGCCAGAAGTGAAAACTGCCGTAAAAGAGTGCCAGGAAGCCGGGATTAAGACAGTTATGATCACTGGTGACCACGTCATCACGGCAAAGGCTATTGCCGAACAGCTTGGGATATTTTCCAAGAATAGCAGAGTATTAGATGGGAAAGCTTTGTCCGAAATGTCCATCAGCGAATTGGAGGATGTCGTTGATGAAATCTCCGTATTTGCCCGAGTATCTCCTGAACATAAGCTAAAAATCGTAAAAGCATTGCAAAATAAGGGCCACATTGTTGCAATGACTGGCGACGGCGTGAATGATGCACCTGCAATAAAAACTGCCGATATTGGTGTAGCGATGGGAATTACTGGAACAGACGTTGCAAAAGAGGCATCTTCGCTCGTTCTATTGGATGATAATTTTGCAACAATAAAATCGGCGATTAAAGAAGGCAGAAACATTTACGAGAACATAAGAAAGTTTATCAGGTACTTACTAGCTTCAAATGTAGGTGAAATACTTGTTATGTTGTTTGCAATGCTTCTTGCCCTTCCATTGCCGTTAGTTCCGATTCAAATATTATGGGTTAATCTTGTAACAGATGGTTTGCCGGCGATGGCACTGGGTCTTGATCAGCCTGAAGAGAATGTAATGAAGAGAAAACCGCGAAATCCGAAAGAAGGGGTTTTTGCAAGGGGACTCGGCTGGAAGGTTATTTCAAGAGGGTTCCTAATTGGCGCCGTCACGTTGGTTGCCTTTATGACAGTACATTACCGAAATTCTGAAGAACTTATCTATGCACAAACAGTGGCTTTTGCAACGCTAGTGCTTGCTCAGCTTATCCACGTATTTGATTGCAGAAGTGAACGTTCTGTTTTCAACCGCAACCCTTTTGGGAATCACTACTTAAATTGGGCAGTCGCTTCATCTTTAATTCTAATGCTAGTTGTCATATACTACCCGCCGCTTCAACCAATATTTCATACCGTTCCAATCTTGTTGAAAGACTGGCTGTTGATTGTGGGTCTAGCTTCGATACCAACATTTTTACTGGCAGGGTCATTTTTGACAAGAAAATCAAAATGA
- a CDS encoding YicC/YloC family endoribonuclease: protein MVVSMTGFGRGKAESSEFSVTAEIKSVNHRFCEFHIRMPRQLLKIEDKIKKKLAETIQRGRVEVFITIGGTGIVTRKVIVDWNLLDEYYHYIEKIKERYNLSNDVPIQALLERDEIITIEEEEAENEELEKLVLTAVEEAANDLNKMRKQEGEALEKDVYTHLKKLNDRIHSMENLAPIVVEHYRKRLAKRMEDLKAGEIDEARILTETAIFADKADISEEIARLKSHILQFDKTVKLHEPVGRKLDFLVQEMNREVNTIGSKANDSNIANAVVEMKSLLEKIKEQLQNIE, encoded by the coding sequence ATGGTCGTAAGTATGACAGGTTTTGGCAGAGGTAAAGCCGAATCATCAGAGTTTTCAGTGACAGCAGAGATTAAATCTGTCAACCATCGTTTTTGTGAATTCCATATCCGTATGCCTCGCCAGTTATTAAAAATAGAAGACAAGATTAAAAAAAAGTTAGCTGAAACGATTCAAAGAGGCAGAGTCGAAGTTTTCATAACAATCGGTGGAACGGGAATCGTTACACGCAAGGTAATTGTTGACTGGAACTTGCTTGATGAATATTATCATTACATAGAAAAAATAAAAGAACGATACAATTTATCAAATGATGTACCGATTCAAGCATTGCTTGAGCGGGATGAAATCATAACAATTGAAGAAGAAGAGGCTGAGAATGAAGAACTTGAAAAGCTTGTTCTAACAGCTGTTGAAGAGGCTGCAAACGACTTGAACAAAATGCGTAAACAAGAAGGTGAAGCTCTTGAAAAAGATGTGTACACCCACTTAAAAAAATTGAATGACCGGATTCATTCAATGGAAAATCTGGCGCCAATCGTCGTAGAACATTATCGAAAAAGGCTTGCAAAGCGCATGGAAGATCTGAAAGCCGGAGAAATTGATGAAGCTAGGATCTTAACTGAAACAGCGATCTTTGCTGATAAAGCAGACATTAGTGAAGAAATAGCAAGATTAAAAAGCCATATCCTTCAATTTGATAAGACGGTGAAACTTCATGAACCGGTCGGCAGAAAATTGGATTTCTTAGTTCAAGAAATGAACAGAGAAGTGAACACGATCGGCTCCAAAGCAAATGACTCAAACATTGCAAATGCAGTTGTAGAAATGAAAAGCTTGCTTGAAAAAATAAAAGAGCAGCTTCAGAATATCGAGTAA
- the remA gene encoding extracellular matrix/biofilm regulator RemA: protein MSIKLINIGFGNIVSANRIISIVSPESAPIKRIIQDARDRGSLIDATYGRRTRAVIVMDSDHVILSAVQPETVAHRINDRDEIIDEG from the coding sequence ATGTCCATAAAATTAATTAATATCGGGTTTGGAAACATTGTTTCAGCCAACCGGATTATATCTATTGTAAGTCCCGAGTCTGCACCGATAAAAAGAATTATTCAAGATGCGCGTGACCGAGGTTCCTTAATAGATGCTACATATGGAAGACGCACACGGGCAGTAATTGTTATGGACAGTGACCATGTCATTTTATCTGCAGTCCAGCCTGAGACAGTTGCCCATCGCATAAATGACCGAGATGAAATAATAGATGAAGGGTAG
- the gmk gene encoding guanylate kinase → MQEKGLLIVLSGPSGVGKGTVRKEIFSQPDVEFEYSISMTTRPPREGEVDGVDYFFKTRQEFEELIKQGKLLEYAEFVGNYYGTPIDYVEETLNAGKDVFLEIEVQGARQVREKFPDGLFIFLMPPSLSELKNRIVTRGTETEEVINNRLTVAKEEIEMMSLYDYVVENDRVELAVERIKAIVIAEHCRRERVEHRYKKMLEVEK, encoded by the coding sequence ATGCAAGAAAAAGGTTTGCTCATTGTACTTTCCGGTCCTTCCGGTGTAGGGAAAGGAACTGTTCGCAAGGAGATTTTTTCCCAGCCCGATGTTGAATTTGAATACTCCATTTCAATGACGACAAGACCGCCCCGCGAGGGAGAGGTGGACGGAGTCGATTATTTTTTTAAAACAAGACAGGAATTTGAAGAACTGATCAAACAAGGAAAACTGCTGGAATACGCCGAATTTGTCGGAAACTATTATGGCACCCCTATTGATTATGTTGAGGAAACTCTTAACGCAGGCAAGGATGTATTCCTTGAAATTGAAGTTCAAGGTGCTCGCCAAGTAAGGGAAAAATTTCCTGATGGATTATTTATCTTCTTAATGCCGCCAAGTTTATCAGAACTAAAAAACAGGATTGTTACCCGCGGAACAGAAACTGAAGAAGTGATTAATAATCGCTTGACGGTGGCGAAGGAAGAAATTGAAATGATGAGCTTATACGACTATGTTGTCGAAAATGACCGAGTTGAACTTGCTGTAGAGCGGATCAAAGCAATTGTTATCGCAGAGCATTGCCGCAGGGAGAGAGTTGAACACCGTTATAAGAAAATGTTGGAGGTAGAAAAATGA
- the rpoZ gene encoding DNA-directed RNA polymerase subunit omega encodes MLYPSIDELMKKIDSKYSLVTVAAKRARDLQQNGKLCLDHYVSHKFVGKALEEIYMDRLHFTTDSSKKEVQED; translated from the coding sequence ATGCTTTATCCATCGATCGATGAATTAATGAAAAAAATAGATTCAAAATACTCGCTCGTAACAGTAGCTGCAAAAAGAGCGAGGGATTTACAGCAAAATGGCAAGCTATGTTTGGATCATTACGTATCCCATAAATTTGTAGGTAAAGCTTTGGAGGAAATTTACATGGACCGGCTTCACTTTACGACAGATTCTTCCAAAAAAGAGGTACAAGAAGATTAA
- the coaBC gene encoding bifunctional phosphopantothenoylcysteine decarboxylase/phosphopantothenate--cysteine ligase CoaBC gives MLDGKKILLCVTGGIAVYKAAALTSKLTQAGAEVKVIMSESATEFVTPLTFQALSRNDVYTDIFDEKNPKVIAHIDLADWADLVLVAPATANVIGKLANGIADNMVTTTLLATTAPVWIAPAMNVHMYNHPAVQKNIQKLYNYGYRFIEPSEGYLACGYVGKGRLEEPEKIVSIMEDFFNKEKGLLKGKTVLVTAGPTREKIDPVRYITNRSSGKMGYAIAEEAVKSGADVILVSGPVNLPVPRGVTLVNVESAHDMYEEVMERFNRADVIIKTAAVADYRPKYPADQKMKKQDGRQILELERTKDILLELGKKKDKQILVGFAAETDQVEEYAREKLLKKNADLIVANNVKVEGAGFDTETNIVTFFKRDGTTEHLPLMSKKEVAKKILKEVFLLLEGESK, from the coding sequence ATGCTTGACGGAAAAAAAATATTGCTTTGTGTTACGGGGGGAATAGCAGTTTATAAAGCTGCTGCCCTTACAAGCAAACTGACACAGGCAGGTGCAGAAGTAAAAGTAATTATGAGCGAATCAGCAACAGAGTTTGTCACTCCGTTAACGTTTCAAGCGTTATCTAGAAACGACGTATATACAGATATATTTGATGAAAAAAACCCGAAGGTGATTGCCCATATTGACTTGGCAGATTGGGCGGACCTTGTATTGGTAGCACCTGCTACTGCAAATGTTATAGGGAAGCTTGCAAACGGAATTGCTGATAATATGGTCACTACGACTCTTCTTGCCACGACTGCTCCGGTTTGGATTGCTCCTGCTATGAACGTTCATATGTATAATCATCCTGCTGTACAGAAAAATATTCAGAAATTATACAATTATGGATACCGGTTTATTGAACCTTCTGAAGGATATTTGGCGTGTGGATATGTCGGCAAAGGGAGGTTGGAAGAGCCTGAAAAAATCGTTTCCATCATGGAAGATTTTTTTAATAAAGAAAAAGGGCTTCTAAAAGGAAAGACCGTTCTCGTAACGGCAGGACCGACTAGGGAAAAAATTGACCCTGTTCGCTACATTACGAACCGATCATCTGGAAAAATGGGATATGCGATTGCGGAGGAAGCGGTAAAAAGCGGTGCAGATGTGATTCTTGTTTCGGGTCCGGTAAATCTTCCAGTACCACGTGGAGTCACTCTCGTCAATGTTGAAAGTGCACACGACATGTATGAGGAAGTAATGGAACGGTTTAACAGGGCCGATGTCATCATTAAAACAGCAGCAGTCGCAGACTATCGGCCAAAGTATCCAGCCGATCAAAAAATGAAAAAACAGGATGGCCGGCAAATTTTGGAGTTGGAACGGACAAAAGATATCCTGCTTGAGCTTGGGAAGAAAAAGGATAAGCAAATCTTAGTTGGGTTTGCTGCGGAAACCGATCAAGTTGAGGAATATGCAAGAGAAAAATTATTGAAAAAAAATGCGGATTTAATTGTTGCCAATAATGTCAAAGTTGAAGGAGCCGGTTTTGATACAGAAACAAACATCGTAACTTTTTTTAAGCGAGACGGAACAACTGAACATTTGCCATTGATGTCAAAAAAAGAGGTAGCAAAAAAGATTTTAAAAGAAGTTTTCCTTCTTCTGGAAGGTGAAAGTAAATGA